The genome window TATATGGTGCTAATAAATCAACTACTTTAATACCTGTTTCAAGAATTTCCGTATTTGTTGATAAGTTTTCGAACTTAGGAGCGTCACGGTGAATTGGATCTAGACGTACTCCTTCTGGAAGTGGTGCATCTAAATCAATTTTCTCACCTAAAACGTTAAATACTCGTCCTAATGTTACATCCCCAACTGGAACGGAGATTGGTCTGCCTAAGTTTTCTACAACTGCTCCACGCTTTAGACCATCTGTTGATGACATGGCAATCGTCCGCACATTACCATCGCCTAAATGTAGCGCTACTTCTAAAGTAAGTTGTGAACTTGCTGCTTCTGTTTCAATTTGTACGGTTAACGCATTATAAATTTCGGGCAATGCGTTATCGTCGAATCGAACGTCAACTACAGGTCCCATTACTTGTGTTACATGTCCCTTACTCATCGATTTCCCTCCTAGCTCTAATCTTTATCGGCGGTAGAAGCACGTCCAGCTCCAACGCCTACGCTTTTGCTCTGCTATTCAAGCGCTGCTACTCCACCACTTATTTCTGTTATTTCTTGTGTAATCGCCGCTTGACGTGCACGGTTATAGGTCAATGATAAGTCGTCGATAAGTTCTCCCGCATTATCAGTTGCACTACGCATCGCCGTCATACTAGCTGCATGCTCACTTGCTTTACCATCCAGTAATGCACCGAATATAAGACTTTCCGCATATTGCGGTAATAAAACTTGCAAGATTTCATCACGGCCTGGTTCGAATTCATAATCACTTGTTGTACTTCCATGCTCATGCAAATCCTCAATTGGCAACAATTTCTTCATTGTTGGCTCTTGAGAAATTGCACTTATGTAATGATTGTAAACAATGTTTAACTCATCAATCTCTTCATCGATAAACATTTGTACTGTTTCTTGTGCAATGTCTTTAATATCAGCAAATACTGGTTGATCAGCTACACCTAAAATGCTTTTAGAAACCGGTAAGTCGCGTTTTTTACAATATTCATATCCTTTTCGTCCCATCACAATGATCGTAAATTCATCCTTTGACCCGTGGCGTTCCGATATAGCTTGATTCAGTTTCTTTAGAATGTGGCTATTATATCCTCCGACCAATCCTTTATCAGAAGTGATGACAAGATATCCTGTCTTTTTAACTTCGCGCTTTCTTAACATAGGATGGGATACATCAATACTGGAATTCGCAATATTCGCGACAACTTCCTGGATTTTTTCGCTATATGGCACATAGCCCTTTGCATTCCGTTCAGCCCTGCTCATTTTCGATGCAGATACAAGCTCCATCGCGCCAGTAATTTGCTTTGTCTTTTTCGTTGAGTCGATTCGCGTTTTAATATCTCTTAGTGATGCCAAGCTTTTTCACCACACTTTCTAACTAGGTTAGAGGACAGAAATGGGGAATGGTAGCAATGAATTAAATCTCTTACGTTCCATTATTCCATCCTTTTCTGATCGCCTCTTTGTCCCTCATGTTTATCTATTTAGAACAATTCCCGTGATTTACGGGTGTCTATGCTTGCTGAATTAATTGCTTGTTGGCAAAAATGTATGTTTAAATGATTCGATTGCATCCTTCATTTCACTATCCTCTGGCAACTTACCAGTGTCTCGGATAGTAGCTAATAATTCAGGGCGATTCGAATCTAACCATGTATTCATTTCACTTTCAAAACGAAGGATATCTTCTACAGCAATATCATCTAAGAATCCTTTCGTTAATGCATATAGGATCATTACTTGTTTTTCAACAACTAATGGCTTATGCAATCCTTGTTTTAATACTTCTACTGTACGCTCTCCACGGTTTAGCTTCGCTTGTGTTGCTTTATCAAGGTCAGAGCCGAATTGTGAGAAAGATTCTAATTCACGATAAGAAGCAAGGTCTAGACGTAATGTACCAGCAACCTTCTTCATCGCCTTGATTTGCGCAGATCCACCTACACGGGATACAGATAA of Oceanobacillus zhaokaii contains these proteins:
- the atpG gene encoding ATP synthase F1 subunit gamma, encoding MASLRDIKTRIDSTKKTKQITGAMELVSASKMSRAERNAKGYVPYSEKIQEVVANIANSSIDVSHPMLRKREVKKTGYLVITSDKGLVGGYNSHILKKLNQAISERHGSKDEFTIIVMGRKGYEYCKKRDLPVSKSILGVADQPVFADIKDIAQETVQMFIDEEIDELNIVYNHYISAISQEPTMKKLLPIEDLHEHGSTTSDYEFEPGRDEILQVLLPQYAESLIFGALLDGKASEHAASMTAMRSATDNAGELIDDLSLTYNRARQAAITQEITEISGGVAALE